The following DNA comes from Candidatus Hydrogenedentota bacterium.
CAACAGACCGTTGTTCACAAACACGCAGTTCAGTTGCGCGCCCACGGCCCGGTGAATGAGCATGGCGGTGACACTCGAATCAACACCGCCGCTCAGCGCGCAGAGCACGCGCTTGCCGCCCACGCGCTTCCGGATATCCGCCACCGCGTGGTCGATGAACGAACCCATGTTCCAGTCCGCGGAGCACCCGCAGACTGCATGCACAAAATTGCCGAGCATGCGCTTGCCCTGCGGCGTGTGCGCCACTTCCGGGTGAAACTGTACGCCATAGAGGCGCCGCTGCGCGTGCGCGACCGCGGCGTAGGGCGAATTCTCGGTCCAGCCAATGACCTCAAATCCCGGAGGCAAGACCGTGACTCGGTCGCCGTGGCTCATCCAGACCTGGGTGCGCGCGTCCACGCCGTTGAGCAGCCCGCCGCCGTTGTGTTCGAGCCAAGCCACGCCGTACTCACGCTCGCTGGCGCGCTCGACCTTGCCCCCAAGCATCTGCGCCAGCAACTGCACGCCGTAACAGATGCCCAGAATCGGCACACCCAGTTCGAATACCTCCGGGTCGGGCATCGGCGAAGCCGGCGCATGCACGCTGGCCGGGCCGCCGCTGAAAATGATTCCGGCGGGATGCAGCGCGCGCAGCCGGGACACGGGGATATTGTAGGGCTCAATCAGGCTGAAGACGCCGGCTTCACGCACGCGCCGCGCGATCAGCTTGCTGTACTGCGCGCCAAAATCCAGCACGACGACGGGGCGGCTCACGGTCTCCATGATTACCTCGGTATCTGATAATTCGGCGCGTCCTCGGTGATAGTCACGTCATGCGGGTGGCTCTCGTGCAGGCCCGCGGCGGTTACCTCCACAAACCGCGCCTCGCGCTGCAGCGACCGGATTTCGCGACAGCCGCAATAACCCATGCCGGACCGCACTCCGCCGACCAGCACGCGCACGTAATCGGCGAGCAAGCCGCGATAGGGCACGCGCGCCTCGATACCCTCGGGCACGAACTTGGCCGGGTCCTCGTCGAACTGCAGGTAGCGCGTCTTGCTGCCCCGCTGCATCGCCTTGATCGATCCCATCCCGCGCACCGCCTTGTACGTGCGGCCTTCGTAGAGGATCGTCTCGCCCGGACTCTCTTCCGTCCCGGCGAACAGGCTTCCTATCATCACCGATTCGGCGCCCGCCGCGAGCGCCTTCACGATATCGCCCGAATACTTGATACCGCCGTCCGCAATGACGGGCACGTCGTGTTTCCGGCATTCTTGCGCCACGTCAAGCACGGCCGAAAACTGCGGCTTGCCGACGCCCGTGACCACACGCGTCGTGCAGATCGAGCCGGGCCCGACGCCCACCTTCACCGCATCGGCGCCCGCCGCAATCAAGTCCGCAGCCCCCTGCGCCGTCACCACGTTCCCGCCAATCACTTCCATGTCGGGAAACCGCGTCTTCACGCGCTCCACCATCTCGAGCACCATCTCCGCGTGGCCGTGCGCCGAATCGACGACCAGAAAATCCACGTGCGCATCCGCCAGGCATTCCGCGCGGTGCATTTCGCCGTCGCCTACGCCGACTGCGGCGCCCACGCGCAGCCGGCCGAAGTCATCCGCGCATCGGCCCGGAAAATCGCGCGCCTTGTTGATGTCCTTGATCGTCAGCAGGCCGCGGAGCTTGCCCGCTTCGTCCACGATCGGCAGCTTCTCGATGCGGTGCTCGTGCAGGAGCCGCTTCGCGTCCTCGATCGTCGTGCCCGGGCGCACCGTGACCAGCTTCTCGCGCGGCGTCATCACCGACGCGATGGACACCGTGAAGTCCTCCTGGAACCGCATGTCCCGGTTTGTCAGGATGCCCACGAGCGCCCCGTCCTTGTCGGTAATCGGCACGCCCGAGACATGGTACCGCGCCATCAGCCGTTCCGCGTCCTGCAGCGGCCGGTCCTGCTCCAGCGTGAACGGGTCCGTAATGATTCCCGCCTGCGACCGCTTCACGCGGTCCACTTCCGCGGCCTGGTCTTCCGGCGAAAGGTTCTTGTGAATGACGCCGATGCCCCCTTCCTGCGCTATCGCAATCGCCAGCCGCGATTCGGTCACCGTGTCCATCGCCGCGCTCAGCAGGGGGATATTGATGCGCAGACGCCGCGTGAGCCGCGTGCTGACGTCCACATCGCGCGGCAGCACGCCGGAACGCGCCGGGACCAACAGGACATCATCAAAGGACAAGGCCTTCGTAATGCGTTCTTGGAATTCCATGACGACGGACGTCTCCGAATTAAGAAAATGATTATAGGGACCGTTTCAGGCATATGCAACAAGAGGACCACAAGAAGACCGCGAAACGTCTTGCCCCGCTTGGTCACACGCGCGGTTCAACCGCCGGGCGCGGAGGGCACGACACGACCTGACCAAAGGTGGATGGTTCGGTGCGCGTATCGCGTGGCGCGCGCGTCGTGGGTAACGAGTAGAACCGCGCCCCCGTCATCCGCAAACTTGGTCAAGTACCTCAGAACAGTTTCCGCGTTTTCTCCGTCCAGATTTCCCGTGGGTTCGTCGGCCAGGAGAATCTTGGGGCCGTTCAGTAATGCGCGGGCCAGCGCGACGCGCTGACGCTCGCCGGTGCTCAGCTCGGCGGGGACATGACGCGCGCGACTGGCCAGCTGGAAATGCCCCATCAGCGCGCGGGCCCGCTCGCGCGCGTTATCCGCCGGAGCGGCAATCGCGGGAACCAGGATATTCCGCTCCACGCTGAGATACGGCACCAGATGAAATTGCTGGAAGACGAAACCGATAGTTGCACCACGAAACCGCGCGCGTTCCTCCGGCGAGAGCGCGTAGAGTGCTTGGCCGTCGACCGTGACCGCGCCGGAGGTGGGCATGAGCAGACCACCCGTTGCGAGCAGAAGCGTGGTCTTGCCGCTGCCGCTGGGGCCCTGGATAGCGACGAATTCTCCCGCGTTTACGCGCAGGGAAACATCGTCCAGCGCGGCAACCTGGTTGCCCCGGCCGGCATAAGTCTTGGTCAGATTCGTGATTTCGATCATGCGGCTCAACCCTCACGCAGGATCGCGGCCGGGTCCTGGCGCGCGGCAATCATGGCAGGCAGCCAAGTCGAGATGCATGCCTGCAACGGCGCGCCCGCGAGAACAAAGGCGAGCAGATGCACCTGGAACAAGGAACGCACGACCGCACCGGACATCGGGATTTGGTCCGCCACGCTCCACGCCAGGCCCGCGAGGAATCCCCCCGCATATCCGGCCAGTGCACCGGTCAGGCCGACGAGAATCGCCTTGGCCAGGAATATGGCGACGATGTGACGAGCGCGTAGTCCCAAGGCGCGGAGCACGCCGAGCTCCGTCCGTCGCTCGCGGACGTTATTCCAGGCCAGCATGCCGATCCACAACATGGCAACGACGATCGTCAGAGGAATCAGCCACGAGGCCAAGACCTCGCGCTGCGCGGCGATGCGGACGTGATATGCGGTCTCCTTTTCGATGGTTTCCTGGCTCAACGCCGCCACCCGGTAGCGCGCATCGAGCCGGATTAATGCCTCGGGCACGCGATGAACGACTTGGGTTTCGGGCAGGATGGCCGCGATCTGTTGGGATATACCGGCCAAGTCGCCCTCGGCGCAAAGGCAGCTCAGCGCGAGTATGGCGTTAATCCGCCCGGGCTTGTCGAGCAGCTCCTGCGCTTGCGACATGTGAATCCACACGCTTCCATCGTCGGCGTTGCCACGCGCCTCGTGCACCTGTGCAACCGTGAACGGCGCGCCCATCAGCGTGACTGGGTCGCCCGTCTTCAGACCCAGTTTTTCGGCCAGGGCATGGCCAAGCCGCATGGTGCCCTTTTCGACGGGCTCTAACATCGGCTCTTTCTGATTGCTGCGGCGATGGGGGACCTCGCCGCGCACGCCGACGAGGATGATGGGACAGTCGTTCTGTGCCCTCCAGAGCGTCTTCTCGTAGAGCTGCGGGAGCAGATGCTGGAGGGCGGCAATATCGGAATCACACAAGCGGGCGACGATACTCTCCGGCAGGGACTTGGCGGCAAATCCGTTCGTCCAGAACTCGCTGAGGTCCTCGTCCGCGCTCAGGATGATGACGTTGTAGCCCATGGTCTTCATCATCTTGCGGTAGTCGTCCTGGGCCAAGGCCATCATGGCGGCGGTCTCATCCGACTTCCGTGCCTGCAACTCGGCTAACCGGTCGCCGTGACCCCGCAACAGCGTGGAAACGCCCACCAGGCAGCCCACGGCGAGAAGGACCGCGGTCACGGCCAGTGCAAAATCCGCCTTACGGTATGCAATCTCTTCGACAACCAATCGCCAAATACTCATGAGCTGAAATGTAGTGTCCTCTCTTCCGGGCGTATCGGGTCATTTATTGTCAGTCCGGCGCGCCAAGCTTACCAACGTCGCCGCCGCCACGAGAAGCGCGGCTGCCACCACCACGAGGGCGGCGTTGCGCAACAATGGCGGCGCAGCGTCTCTCCCGTCAGTTCCCGGTTCTCGCTCCCGTATTGCGCACGACAGGATCTGCTCCGGCAACGCAGTGCCCGGAAGCGGCGGCAAATCCACCGCGTCACTTATCATACTGTCGCCGATGGCCGCTTCCCAGTCTACCGGCAGGAGAAGGTCCGTGCCGGGGTTTTCCGCCTTGATTTCACAAGCACACGGGCCGACGAGAAACGTATGAGCCTTCCTAGCCGTGATGGGATTGATGCCTCTGCCGACTAGCACGTACAGAACCCGCCCTCGCCCGTAGACGGGGAATGCCATGACTTCCTGATAACCGGAAAGGTCCGGCTCGGTTCCCAGCAGCATCGAGACCAGGGCGCGCTCCGCGGGGTCATCCCGCCGCACCGGGAGCAGGGAAAACTCGACGCGCAGGTTTGAAATGTCCGGTGCGTCCGGTCCTTCCAGGACTTCGTCTCCGGCCATATCCGGCAATGCCAGCGTCTTGTTTGCCTGGTCGATTTGGTCGGACAGAAGCCGCCCGGCGGCCTCATCCTGGGCAGGGTCGCCGGAAAGCAGGAGCAGCCAGACGCCGGATTGGCCGTCAAGGAGGCGACGGGCCAGTTCGCGCCGGGCGGGGGAATCGAGCAGCGATGCCGCCGGCAGGTCATTCCATACCCCCGACCAAGCCGGCGCGGGGGCGCGTACCCCCTGGGGATACAGGAGGAAACACGCGGGAAGCGCGCCGCCTTGTGCTTGCGTCCAGAGCGTTGCGTAGGCTTCGTCGATGGACTGGGTCACGTCGATGTCGCGTACACGAAGATTGGCGGCCTCATCCCGCGCACGTTGCGCCAGCCCTTGAAGTGTTGCGGCGTCCGCCATCGGCAGCGGCGCATCGCGAAAGACGATCAACTCATAATCATCCGCTGGCCACCTTTCAAGAGCCCAGCGGAAGACCGGCACGCTGCACGCTTCGGCGGAGGGCATACAGCAGACGCTCAAGAGCGGACTCGCCACGGCGAACCATGCCGTAACGCAAATTCTCCAAGAGACTCTCATTCCTGCACCACCATTTCCACGCCGCACAACAGGGTGTCCACTCCGCTCTTCGGCACAAGGGTAATCACGAGCGCATCGCGAACCGGGACATCGGGAAATGCCTTCACGACCAATCGCATCGGTGCTCCCGCTTCGGCGACAACGTCGAAATCCGTCAACACAGCATGGCCCTGAAGCGAGACATCAAATACCCGCCCTCCCTGGTCTGCTTCTCCGGGTTCCGCGAAAAACAACCGGACCGTGTACGGCGAGGGTTCCGTGGCTTCCTCGTCCAGGACAATCCGTATTTGACGCAGTCCCTTCATTCCCGAGGCCGCCACCCATGTGAGGCCACCGCCAGCCAGGCGCGCCGAATGGTACCGATAGCAGACCGGGTCCACCGGGTCCGTGACGACCTTGATTTCGGGCGACGACCCGCCCACGCTGGGGTAGTCAAGCCATAGCGTGCCGCGGTCGTCCCGCCGGTCCCCCGGCGCGCCGAGGTTCAGGCCGAGACGTTTGATGCGGCCGGAACCGGCTTCGAACGCATTGAACGTCCACATCTCGACGTCCTGCCGGTGAATGAGCGCGAGCGAGGTCTGGTTCTGGTAGCTGCACGTGCAGGTTCGG
Coding sequences within:
- the guaB gene encoding IMP dehydrogenase — translated: MEFQERITKALSFDDVLLVPARSGVLPRDVDVSTRLTRRLRINIPLLSAAMDTVTESRLAIAIAQEGGIGVIHKNLSPEDQAAEVDRVKRSQAGIITDPFTLEQDRPLQDAERLMARYHVSGVPITDKDGALVGILTNRDMRFQEDFTVSIASVMTPREKLVTVRPGTTIEDAKRLLHEHRIEKLPIVDEAGKLRGLLTIKDINKARDFPGRCADDFGRLRVGAAVGVGDGEMHRAECLADAHVDFLVVDSAHGHAEMVLEMVERVKTRFPDMEVIGGNVVTAQGAADLIAAGADAVKVGVGPGSICTTRVVTGVGKPQFSAVLDVAQECRKHDVPVIADGGIKYSGDIVKALAAGAESVMIGSLFAGTEESPGETILYEGRTYKAVRGMGSIKAMQRGSKTRYLQFDEDPAKFVPEGIEARVPYRGLLADYVRVLVGGVRSGMGYCGCREIRSLQREARFVEVTAAGLHESHPHDVTITEDAPNYQIPR
- a CDS encoding ABC transporter ATP-binding protein, with amino-acid sequence MIEITNLTKTYAGRGNQVAALDDVSLRVNAGEFVAIQGPSGSGKTTLLLATGGLLMPTSGAVTVDGQALYALSPEERARFRGATIGFVFQQFHLVPYLSVERNILVPAIAAPADNARERARALMGHFQLASRARHVPAELSTGERQRVALARALLNGPKILLADEPTGNLDGENAETVLRYLTKFADDGGAVLLVTHDARATRYAHRTIHLWSGRVVPSAPGG
- a CDS encoding FtsX-like permease family protein — encoded protein: MSIWRLVVEEIAYRKADFALAVTAVLLAVGCLVGVSTLLRGHGDRLAELQARKSDETAAMMALAQDDYRKMMKTMGYNVIILSADEDLSEFWTNGFAAKSLPESIVARLCDSDIAALQHLLPQLYEKTLWRAQNDCPIILVGVRGEVPHRRSNQKEPMLEPVEKGTMRLGHALAEKLGLKTGDPVTLMGAPFTVAQVHEARGNADDGSVWIHMSQAQELLDKPGRINAILALSCLCAEGDLAGISQQIAAILPETQVVHRVPEALIRLDARYRVAALSQETIEKETAYHVRIAAQREVLASWLIPLTIVVAMLWIGMLAWNNVRERRTELGVLRALGLRARHIVAIFLAKAILVGLTGALAGYAGGFLAGLAWSVADQIPMSGAVVRSLFQVHLLAFVLAGAPLQACISTWLPAMIAARQDPAAILREG